One window from the genome of Bdellovibrio sp. NC01 encodes:
- a CDS encoding ferritin-like domain-containing protein — MASSSIVIESRVQLFSTLAEAAELEHNFMCLYLYAMLGLKRSEDEGLTKEELAAVDRWRRVILGIALEEMTHLSLVSNLFVSMGSTPHFSRPNFPAYPGMYPANIVVELARFDMSTLDHFIFLERPRSLEVHDGETFVPNKQYSRQAPQHTLMAHTGDYDTVGDLYDTLHECISQLCEKLGEQQLFCGNPAQQIGPLDSPLPGLLIIKDKATAFQALDTIIRQGEGATEEAGSHFARFNAIKTEYAELLAKNPNFEPSRPVARNPIMRKPVELGNRVFVDEPLAAQFMDVANALYIFMLKTLIQIYAIENRSNVEKKEMLGIAYALMHAMATVGELLTHLPASPNNNCNAGMSFAMARSLSPLSPSGEMVIMNERIDQIKDAITRLSEELKRQKANNPHIQACLDQLESTQGQIKEIYQRAQKISGTNDDKALQKTGTSNATSLAAVAESSKANPIEIADSPAIAVSFEGKKCMHARHCVTQLPGVFLANTPGKWILPEKANADELASVIRQCPSGALKYKSKSKDLHDETAPAVNVLRLRENGPYAVLGDMEIDGKKIGYRATLCRCGQSQNKPFCDAAHVACNFKASGEPETVDATELQNRGGVLKLDRITDGPLSVSGNLELCTGTGRVVLRTESARLCRCGNSKSKPLCDSSHLAAGFKDTVRINEPPPPLPPHPGSASL; from the coding sequence ATGGCGAGTTCTAGTATTGTGATTGAATCGCGAGTCCAACTTTTCTCGACTTTGGCAGAAGCGGCCGAACTTGAGCACAACTTCATGTGCTTATACTTGTATGCCATGTTGGGATTAAAACGCTCAGAAGACGAAGGCCTGACCAAAGAAGAACTCGCCGCTGTCGATCGTTGGCGCCGGGTGATTTTGGGAATTGCCCTGGAAGAAATGACTCATCTTTCGCTGGTATCGAATCTTTTTGTGTCGATGGGCTCAACTCCCCATTTTTCGCGCCCTAACTTTCCCGCTTATCCCGGGATGTATCCCGCAAACATCGTGGTCGAGCTTGCACGCTTTGACATGAGTACACTGGATCATTTTATTTTTTTAGAACGCCCGCGATCACTAGAAGTGCACGATGGCGAAACCTTCGTTCCAAACAAACAGTATAGCCGCCAAGCTCCCCAACACACTTTGATGGCGCACACTGGAGATTACGATACTGTCGGTGATTTGTACGACACTTTACATGAATGCATTTCTCAGCTGTGCGAAAAACTAGGTGAGCAGCAATTGTTCTGTGGAAATCCTGCACAGCAAATCGGTCCATTGGATTCGCCGTTGCCAGGACTGCTCATCATTAAAGACAAAGCCACAGCCTTTCAAGCTTTAGACACAATCATCAGACAAGGCGAAGGAGCGACGGAAGAAGCGGGCTCTCACTTTGCGCGCTTTAATGCAATCAAAACTGAATATGCGGAATTACTGGCGAAGAATCCCAATTTTGAACCATCACGTCCCGTGGCTCGCAATCCGATCATGCGTAAACCGGTTGAGCTTGGCAATCGTGTGTTTGTTGATGAACCGTTGGCTGCGCAATTCATGGATGTCGCAAACGCGCTTTACATTTTCATGTTAAAAACTTTGATCCAAATTTATGCCATCGAAAATCGCAGCAACGTCGAGAAAAAAGAAATGCTGGGTATTGCCTATGCCCTTATGCACGCGATGGCGACTGTGGGGGAACTACTCACACACCTGCCGGCCTCACCAAACAACAACTGCAATGCCGGGATGAGTTTTGCTATGGCTAGATCCTTATCACCACTGTCACCCAGTGGCGAGATGGTGATTATGAACGAACGCATTGATCAAATTAAAGACGCCATCACACGACTGAGCGAAGAATTAAAACGCCAGAAAGCCAACAACCCGCACATTCAAGCATGCCTCGATCAGCTTGAAAGCACACAAGGTCAAATCAAAGAAATCTATCAACGCGCGCAAAAAATTTCTGGAACGAATGACGACAAAGCTCTTCAAAAAACTGGAACCAGCAATGCCACGTCTTTAGCTGCGGTCGCGGAGTCTAGCAAAGCAAATCCCATCGAGATCGCAGACTCGCCAGCAATTGCCGTTTCTTTTGAAGGCAAAAAATGTATGCACGCGCGCCATTGTGTCACACAATTACCCGGAGTCTTTTTAGCGAACACTCCCGGAAAATGGATTTTGCCTGAAAAAGCCAATGCCGACGAATTGGCTTCAGTCATTCGCCAATGTCCGTCAGGAGCTTTGAAATACAAAAGTAAATCAAAAGATCTGCATGATGAAACTGCACCTGCGGTCAATGTTTTGCGTTTACGTGAAAACGGACCTTACGCCGTTCTTGGTGATATGGAGATCGATGGCAAAAAAATCGGTTATCGCGCAACACTCTGTCGTTGTGGTCAATCACAAAACAAACCCTTCTGTGATGCCGCCCACGTTGCTTGTAACTTCAAAGCTAGCGGCGAGCCCGAAACAGTCGATGCCACTGAATTACAGAATCGTGGTGGTGTCTTAAAACTCGATCGTATCACCGATGGTCCCCTTTCTGTTTCGGGAAACCTTGAATTATGCACTGGCACCGGACGCGTGGTTCTGCGCACTGAAAGCGCCCGCCTGTGTCGTTGCGGAAATTCAAAGTCAAAACCCTTGTGCGACAGTTCTCACTTGGCCGCTGGCTTTAAAGACACGGTCCGTATCAATGAACCTCCCCCACCATTGCCACCTCATCCCGGAAGTGCGAGTTTGTGA
- a CDS encoding Hpt domain-containing protein: MRELDGGEMELMKSVSDYFFKTIFQDFERIQKLNEQEKLFEAQEEAHRLRASCLSLGLRPLGELFGAIEKNFVLWDEHGRREHLVRIEFCLNQSTKELSKVLESLLG; encoded by the coding sequence TTGCGCGAACTCGATGGCGGAGAGATGGAACTTATGAAATCCGTCAGCGACTATTTTTTCAAAACGATCTTTCAGGATTTTGAAAGAATACAAAAACTTAACGAACAAGAAAAACTTTTTGAGGCGCAAGAAGAAGCACATCGCTTGCGCGCCTCTTGTCTAAGCTTAGGGCTTCGTCCACTAGGGGAATTATTTGGAGCGATAGAAAAAAACTTCGTACTGTGGGATGAACACGGCCGGCGTGAACACCTGGTCCGCATTGAGTTTTGCTTGAATCAAAGCACCAAAGAATTAAGCAAAGTTTTAGAAAGTTTGCTTGGATAG
- the ileS gene encoding isoleucine--tRNA ligase, which produces MTNANSTSSTPYSAVKPDVQLSKQEEQILNFWDQAQIFKQTLDPAGKKTYSFYDGPPFATGLPHYGHLLAGVLKDVVPRYWTMKGYTVPRRFGWDCHGLPVEYEINKTHKIESRKDVFKMGVENYNDACKSIVKRYSEEWKTTVRRVGRWVDMENPYFTMDVSFMQSVWWVFQQLFEKGLIYEGYKVVPYSVGISTSLSNFEANQNYKMVQDPAITVMFKLVNQPDTAVMAWTTTPWTLPSNLALAVGLDIDYVKVQEKATGRKLILGQALLPSVFKKPDEEVEVLQMMKGKDLVGMTYEPLFSYFADRADKGAFRIISSDHVTTDSGTGVVHMAPAFGEEDYYACSKAGIPLVNPVDDDGMFTSEVPDYAGKRVKDADKDIIADLKKRGNLFKQDTIQHSYPFCYRSDTPLIYRAVSSWFVAVEKIKEELIANNKNTTWVPDHLRDGRFGNWLEGARDWAISRNRFWGTPLPLWRNAEGEVICVGSRAELEKLSGQKVDDLHIQFVDKITIPSPTGKSPLKRVDGVLDCWFESGSMPYAQWGYPETSVEEFKKAFPADFIAEGLDQTRGWFYTLSIIGTALFNQAPFKNVVVNGLVLAEDGRKMSKSLKNYPDPMEVLNQHGADALRLYLIDSPVVKAQELKFSEKGVYDIVRKILLRWWNSYSFFANYANIDNFVPKGDAKKSPNILDQWVLSRLNGLIANTRQEMDAYRLYNVVPHLLQFIEDLTNTYIRFNRSLFWQEGMPETKRYAYETLHEVLVTLSRLMAPFAPFMSEVTYKNLSQVLPGKKESVHLETFPEADLSMLRPELEEAVKAMDTLVTLGRNHREKIGVKAKIPLNEIKIIHRSAELLETLKKFEHLFIDELNFRKVEYNPNEDQFVQVTAKANFPVLGKRLGPKMKAVGAGIQKLSLNEILKLEKGEAITVEGEEIQLADVEIRRAPKGDNANLSVHQVVSIEVDPTVTPEQEREGLAREIMRKIQAARKSADFKLDDKITLNIACDGALLEALEAHKDMVTSETLTHTLNIMAMNTEPSGKHTETSDIDGKVLKIGVTALPR; this is translated from the coding sequence ATGACAAACGCAAACAGCACAAGTTCGACTCCATATTCAGCAGTAAAACCAGATGTTCAACTTTCAAAACAAGAAGAACAAATTCTTAACTTCTGGGATCAAGCGCAGATTTTTAAACAGACTCTCGATCCTGCTGGCAAAAAAACTTACAGCTTTTACGACGGCCCTCCGTTCGCAACGGGCTTGCCTCACTATGGTCACTTGCTTGCGGGTGTTTTGAAAGACGTTGTTCCTCGTTACTGGACAATGAAGGGCTACACAGTGCCTCGTCGTTTCGGTTGGGACTGTCACGGTCTTCCGGTTGAGTACGAAATCAACAAGACTCATAAAATCGAATCACGCAAAGACGTTTTCAAAATGGGTGTCGAAAATTACAACGACGCTTGTAAGTCTATCGTGAAACGTTATTCCGAAGAGTGGAAAACAACAGTCCGCAGAGTAGGTCGTTGGGTGGATATGGAAAATCCATACTTCACAATGGACGTTTCTTTCATGCAAAGCGTGTGGTGGGTGTTCCAACAACTTTTTGAAAAAGGCCTGATCTATGAAGGTTATAAAGTTGTTCCGTACTCTGTAGGGATTTCGACTTCGCTTTCAAATTTCGAAGCGAATCAAAACTATAAAATGGTGCAAGACCCTGCGATCACTGTGATGTTCAAGTTGGTAAACCAACCTGATACAGCGGTGATGGCTTGGACGACGACTCCTTGGACATTGCCATCGAACTTAGCTTTGGCTGTTGGTTTGGATATCGACTACGTGAAAGTTCAAGAAAAAGCGACAGGTCGCAAATTGATCTTGGGCCAAGCGTTGCTTCCGTCTGTGTTTAAGAAACCAGATGAAGAAGTTGAAGTTTTGCAAATGATGAAGGGTAAAGACTTGGTCGGCATGACGTATGAGCCGCTGTTCTCGTACTTCGCAGATCGCGCCGACAAAGGCGCCTTCAGAATTATTTCTTCTGATCACGTAACGACTGACAGCGGTACAGGTGTTGTTCACATGGCGCCTGCATTCGGTGAGGAAGACTACTACGCGTGTTCAAAAGCGGGCATTCCACTTGTGAACCCTGTTGATGACGATGGTATGTTCACTTCAGAAGTTCCTGACTACGCGGGTAAGCGTGTGAAGGATGCCGATAAAGACATCATCGCTGATTTGAAAAAACGCGGTAACTTGTTCAAACAAGATACAATTCAACATAGTTACCCATTCTGTTATCGTTCAGATACTCCGCTCATTTATCGTGCGGTGTCTTCATGGTTTGTTGCGGTTGAAAAAATCAAAGAAGAATTGATCGCCAACAATAAAAACACGACATGGGTTCCAGATCATCTTCGTGATGGTCGTTTCGGTAACTGGTTGGAAGGCGCTCGTGATTGGGCGATCTCTCGTAACCGTTTCTGGGGGACTCCGCTTCCACTTTGGAGAAATGCTGAAGGCGAAGTGATCTGTGTGGGCTCTCGTGCAGAGCTTGAAAAATTGTCGGGTCAAAAAGTCGACGATTTGCATATTCAATTCGTTGATAAAATCACAATCCCATCGCCAACTGGTAAATCACCATTGAAGCGTGTGGATGGCGTTTTGGACTGCTGGTTTGAATCAGGCTCAATGCCTTACGCACAGTGGGGTTATCCTGAAACTTCAGTGGAAGAATTTAAAAAAGCTTTCCCAGCAGATTTCATCGCGGAAGGTTTGGATCAAACGCGCGGTTGGTTCTACACGTTGTCGATCATCGGTACGGCATTATTCAATCAAGCTCCGTTCAAAAACGTGGTTGTGAATGGTTTAGTGCTTGCTGAAGACGGTCGCAAGATGTCGAAGTCTTTGAAAAACTATCCAGATCCAATGGAAGTTTTGAATCAACACGGTGCCGATGCTTTGCGCCTGTATTTGATCGACTCTCCAGTCGTTAAAGCGCAGGAATTGAAATTCTCTGAAAAAGGCGTTTACGATATCGTTCGTAAGATCTTGTTAAGATGGTGGAACTCGTATTCGTTCTTTGCGAATTACGCGAACATCGATAATTTTGTTCCAAAAGGCGATGCGAAAAAATCTCCAAACATCTTGGACCAATGGGTTCTTTCTCGTTTGAATGGTTTGATTGCAAACACTCGTCAAGAGATGGACGCTTATCGCTTGTACAACGTTGTTCCGCACTTGCTTCAATTTATTGAAGACCTGACGAACACGTACATCCGTTTCAACAGAAGCTTGTTCTGGCAAGAAGGCATGCCTGAAACAAAACGTTACGCTTACGAGACTTTGCATGAAGTGCTTGTGACGTTGTCACGTTTAATGGCACCTTTTGCTCCGTTCATGTCTGAAGTAACTTATAAAAACTTGTCGCAAGTATTGCCGGGCAAAAAAGAATCAGTGCACTTGGAAACTTTCCCAGAAGCTGATTTGTCTATGCTTCGTCCTGAATTGGAAGAAGCTGTGAAAGCCATGGATACACTTGTAACATTGGGACGTAATCACCGTGAAAAAATCGGCGTGAAAGCGAAAATCCCGTTGAACGAAATCAAAATCATCCACAGAAGTGCAGAGCTTCTTGAGACTTTGAAAAAGTTCGAGCATTTGTTCATCGATGAATTGAACTTCCGCAAAGTGGAATACAATCCGAACGAAGATCAGTTCGTACAAGTGACTGCGAAAGCAAACTTCCCGGTTCTTGGTAAACGTCTGGGACCTAAAATGAAAGCGGTGGGTGCGGGCATCCAAAAACTTTCATTGAACGAGATCTTGAAACTTGAAAAAGGTGAAGCAATCACTGTTGAAGGTGAAGAGATCCAATTGGCCGACGTAGAAATTCGTCGCGCGCCAAAAGGTGACAACGCGAACTTGTCAGTTCATCAGGTTGTATCTATCGAAGTCGATCCAACAGTGACTCCAGAGCAAGAACGTGAAGGTTTGGCTCGCGAGATCATGCGTAAGATCCAAGCGGCACGTAAATCGGCTGACTTTAAATTGGACGACAAGATCACTTTGAACATCGCGTGTGATGGTGCTTTGCTCGAGGCTCTTGAAGCGCACAAGGACATGGTTACTAGCGAAACGTTGACTCACACGTTGAACATCATGGCGATGAATACAGAGCCTTCAGGTAAACACACTGAAACTTCTGATATCGACGGCAAGGTGCTTAAAATCGGCGTGACGGCGTTACCTAGATAG
- a CDS encoding URC4/urg3 family protein, whose product MNNYSAQDIDFLLSPEAIRHSAGHILKLTEQGETHFNYHPEKFDHLVNYVVEVIRENYPTLEIPFHSRWGHFRAGGLDRTAILEDKIKDLEPMERARIKLDLVITSVLLDAGAGTVWAYKEESTGQSIQRSEGLGVASFYLFMNGQLSHKEEKPLRATAQGLKNLKLETLAQAFQVTPQNPLIGLEGRLSLLRNLGETVANKPELFPLGRPGSIADYLKTRYGMTVTGPQLLRAVLDGLGDIWPGRLQVDGVNLGDIWKYSKVPGGLAAFHKLSQWMTYSLMEPLMEAGFTLTHVEQLTGLAEYRNGGLLLDCGLISLKDPKMAEQAHHPESELVIEWRGLTVSLLDRIGQQVQKHLNKTAADFPLAKVLEGGTWWAGRKAAKSLRPDGSPPLKIQSDGTVF is encoded by the coding sequence ATGAATAACTATTCTGCACAAGACATAGATTTTTTATTATCACCGGAAGCCATTCGCCATAGTGCCGGGCATATTTTAAAGCTGACTGAACAAGGCGAAACTCACTTCAACTATCATCCAGAAAAATTCGATCATCTGGTGAATTATGTTGTTGAGGTGATTCGCGAAAATTACCCAACTTTAGAAATTCCGTTTCACTCACGTTGGGGTCACTTCCGTGCGGGCGGCCTGGATCGCACCGCCATCCTGGAAGATAAAATCAAAGACCTAGAACCCATGGAGCGTGCACGTATCAAGCTTGATCTGGTCATCACTTCGGTGTTGCTGGATGCAGGTGCTGGAACTGTGTGGGCTTATAAAGAGGAAAGCACTGGGCAAAGCATTCAACGCTCTGAAGGCTTGGGTGTTGCAAGCTTTTATCTTTTCATGAATGGTCAGTTATCGCATAAAGAAGAAAAACCACTGCGTGCGACGGCTCAAGGTTTAAAAAATCTGAAACTTGAAACATTGGCCCAAGCGTTTCAAGTGACTCCACAAAATCCCCTTATCGGTCTTGAAGGTCGTTTAAGTCTTCTGCGCAATCTGGGTGAAACCGTTGCCAATAAGCCAGAGCTGTTCCCGTTAGGTCGCCCTGGAAGCATCGCCGATTATTTAAAAACTCGCTATGGTATGACCGTCACAGGTCCACAACTTTTGCGTGCAGTTCTAGATGGCCTTGGAGATATCTGGCCAGGTCGTTTACAGGTGGATGGCGTGAACTTAGGTGACATTTGGAAATACTCGAAGGTTCCAGGTGGTCTTGCAGCCTTTCATAAACTTTCACAGTGGATGACTTATTCGTTGATGGAGCCTTTGATGGAAGCGGGCTTCACGTTGACTCACGTTGAACAACTGACGGGACTTGCGGAATATCGCAATGGTGGATTGTTGTTAGACTGTGGTTTGATCTCTTTAAAAGATCCAAAAATGGCAGAGCAAGCACATCATCCCGAATCTGAACTTGTTATTGAATGGCGTGGACTGACGGTCAGTTTGTTGGATCGAATCGGTCAACAAGTGCAAAAACACTTAAACAAAACCGCAGCTGACTTCCCGTTGGCAAAAGTTTTAGAAGGTGGCACTTGGTGGGCTGGAAGAAAAGCCGCAAAAAGCTTACGTCCCGATGGTTCGCCTCCGTTAAAAATTCAAAGTGACGGCACTGTCTTCTAA
- a CDS encoding DsbA family protein, with translation MGARNLSRAVTDSDHIQGNKNAAITLVEYGDYQCPFCGAAYPMIKTLQNHFGDKLRFVFRNFPLVHSHRYAVTAALAAEAAGLQGKFWEMHDMLYENQSALEPEDLIAYANALKLDVRKFQRDISNEGLLAHVKEDYQSGEKSGVDGTPAFYINGVKYTGPYKFSELKRYIEGVLGPGISEEKPY, from the coding sequence ATGGGTGCAAGAAATCTCAGTCGTGCGGTGACTGACTCGGATCATATTCAAGGAAATAAGAACGCCGCTATCACACTTGTCGAGTATGGCGATTATCAATGTCCATTTTGTGGAGCCGCATATCCGATGATTAAAACTTTGCAGAATCATTTCGGTGATAAACTGCGTTTCGTGTTCAGAAATTTTCCGCTCGTGCATTCGCATCGCTATGCCGTGACGGCAGCACTGGCTGCGGAGGCAGCTGGACTTCAGGGTAAGTTTTGGGAAATGCACGACATGCTTTATGAAAACCAATCAGCTTTAGAGCCCGAAGACCTGATCGCTTATGCGAACGCTTTGAAGTTGGATGTTCGCAAATTTCAACGCGACATCAGCAACGAAGGGTTGCTGGCCCACGTGAAAGAGGATTATCAGTCCGGTGAAAAAAGTGGGGTCGATGGAACTCCTGCTTTTTACATCAACGGCGTAAAATATACGGGACCGTACAAGTTCTCAGAGCTCAAACGCTATATTGAAGGGGTTCTTGGGCCGGGAATTTCAGAGGAAAAGCCGTATTAA
- a CDS encoding GTP cyclohydrolase II, translating to MSEHKRSAHVILTSHSSQIFQDSLPIQWGEKDPLKRGPIVGSLTDTKKRNAIGTHSGSYAVYRALSIAQGRYSTSHKPDLHNTESPVEIGPFPSWYDQDKIVSLDPWGFDVPIHFKKYYDAGYDVRPTIAVTQARLQIPEIQSAIDAGRLKVDGKIVTENHDIKVTKIAIEPVWYLPGIAKRLRVDEGDLRKILFQETGGMFPELVTRPDLKVMLPPIGSTTVYVFGDVKDLSNPDVELTCRVHDECNGSDVFGSDICTCRPYLIYGIEDAARTAQRGGVGLIAYYRKEGRALGEVTKFLVYNARKRQEGGDSAATYFHRTECVAGVEDARFQELMPDILQFFGITKIHNLHSMSNMKYDAIVKSGIEVVNRISIPADLIPPDAQVEIEAKKAAGYFNPGDKKSKEELALVTGRPIDE from the coding sequence ATGAGTGAACACAAAAGATCCGCACATGTCATTTTGACTTCGCATTCAAGTCAGATATTTCAAGACAGCCTTCCAATTCAATGGGGCGAAAAAGATCCCTTGAAGCGTGGACCCATTGTGGGTTCGTTGACCGATACGAAAAAACGCAATGCCATTGGAACACACAGTGGTAGCTATGCCGTGTATCGTGCGCTTTCAATTGCACAAGGAAGATATTCAACTTCACACAAACCGGATTTACATAACACGGAAAGTCCGGTTGAAATCGGTCCGTTCCCGTCTTGGTATGATCAAGACAAAATTGTTTCTTTAGATCCATGGGGCTTCGACGTTCCGATTCACTTTAAGAAATATTATGATGCAGGCTATGACGTGCGCCCGACGATTGCGGTGACTCAAGCGCGTCTGCAAATTCCAGAAATTCAAAGTGCTATCGATGCCGGCCGCCTGAAAGTGGACGGAAAAATCGTCACTGAAAATCACGACATCAAAGTGACAAAGATCGCAATTGAACCCGTGTGGTATTTGCCTGGCATCGCCAAACGCTTGCGTGTCGACGAAGGTGATCTTCGTAAAATTCTATTTCAAGAAACTGGTGGCATGTTCCCAGAGCTTGTCACAAGACCCGATCTGAAAGTGATGCTGCCGCCTATTGGTAGTACGACGGTCTATGTTTTCGGTGACGTCAAAGATTTATCGAACCCTGATGTGGAACTGACTTGTCGTGTGCATGACGAATGCAACGGTTCCGATGTTTTTGGTTCTGATATTTGTACATGCCGTCCTTATTTGATTTACGGTATCGAAGATGCGGCTCGCACCGCACAACGCGGTGGCGTCGGTCTGATTGCTTATTACCGCAAAGAAGGTCGCGCTTTAGGCGAAGTCACCAAATTTTTGGTTTACAATGCTCGTAAACGCCAAGAAGGCGGCGATTCGGCAGCGACTTACTTCCACCGCACAGAATGTGTTGCTGGTGTTGAAGATGCTCGCTTCCAAGAATTAATGCCCGACATCTTACAATTCTTTGGCATCACAAAAATTCACAATCTGCATTCAATGAGCAACATGAAATACGATGCCATCGTAAAAAGCGGCATTGAAGTGGTGAATCGCATTTCAATTCCTGCCGATCTTATTCCGCCGGATGCTCAGGTCGAAATCGAAGCTAAAAAAGCGGCTGGTTATTTCAACCCAGGCGACAAAAAATCCAAAGAAGAATTGGCCCTTGTAACAGGAAGACCTATCGATGAATAA
- the mmsA gene encoding CoA-acylating methylmalonate-semialdehyde dehydrogenase has translation MSVKIPVSPIPCLNFVSGKFAPAHGSKRQVTSPYNGNVIGEFHESTAEDVDQAVREASIAQKLWAEVPLKERTKILFNFREILVRDLDEIAHLKSSESGKTFAEGKAGLLKGIEVLEFATALQNMDMGGKMEVSRGVSCEYRREPLGVVTSITPFNFPAMVPMWTIPIALALGNAYIWKPSDKTPLTSMRIAAALKEAGLPDGLFQVLQGGQGTVEALIDHKDVKAVAFVGSTKVARAVFDRGTKLGKRVLALGGAKNHIVLLPDANPELAGPGISDSFTGCAGQRCMAAAVLLAVGDVDKHIQKIIERAKSLELGKDMGAIISKAQVEFLHNAITKAEQQGAKILVDGRKATVPVGHEKGFWMGPTILDNVAANSEVAQLELFGPVLSIIRCKDISEAMKIENSNPYGNACSVFTSNGALAEKVIQNASAGMVGVNVGVPVPREPFGFGGIRESKFGQGDITGHHSLDFWSNMKKVTMKWEKQQDSNWMS, from the coding sequence ATGAGCGTTAAAATTCCAGTCAGCCCCATTCCTTGTTTGAATTTTGTGTCAGGAAAATTTGCTCCTGCGCATGGTTCCAAGCGCCAAGTGACGAGCCCTTATAACGGCAACGTCATCGGTGAATTTCATGAATCCACAGCGGAAGATGTTGACCAAGCCGTGCGTGAAGCTTCAATCGCACAAAAACTGTGGGCTGAAGTTCCTTTGAAAGAACGCACTAAAATTCTATTTAACTTCCGCGAAATTTTAGTTCGCGATCTTGATGAAATTGCACACTTAAAATCTTCTGAATCAGGAAAAACTTTCGCTGAAGGAAAAGCAGGCCTTCTAAAAGGTATCGAAGTTTTAGAATTCGCGACCGCTCTGCAAAATATGGACATGGGTGGCAAGATGGAAGTATCCCGCGGAGTCAGCTGCGAGTATCGCCGCGAACCACTGGGCGTCGTCACAAGCATCACTCCTTTTAACTTCCCAGCTATGGTTCCTATGTGGACCATCCCTATAGCTTTGGCATTGGGGAACGCTTATATTTGGAAACCGTCAGATAAAACTCCCCTGACTTCAATGCGTATCGCGGCCGCTTTAAAAGAGGCCGGTCTTCCTGACGGACTTTTCCAAGTTCTGCAAGGTGGGCAAGGAACGGTTGAAGCTTTGATTGACCATAAGGATGTTAAAGCCGTCGCCTTTGTCGGATCAACAAAAGTGGCCCGCGCGGTTTTTGATCGCGGAACAAAATTAGGAAAACGCGTTCTGGCATTAGGTGGCGCAAAAAATCATATCGTCTTATTGCCTGATGCCAACCCAGAATTAGCAGGTCCTGGAATCAGTGATTCCTTTACAGGGTGTGCCGGTCAACGTTGTATGGCAGCCGCCGTGCTTTTAGCTGTTGGTGACGTCGACAAACATATTCAAAAAATTATCGAGCGCGCAAAGTCGTTGGAACTTGGTAAAGATATGGGTGCGATTATCTCGAAAGCCCAAGTTGAATTTTTACACAATGCTATCACGAAGGCCGAACAACAAGGAGCCAAAATCCTTGTTGATGGGCGCAAGGCCACCGTTCCCGTGGGACATGAAAAGGGTTTCTGGATGGGGCCGACAATCTTAGACAATGTCGCAGCCAACAGCGAAGTGGCACAACTCGAACTCTTTGGTCCGGTGTTAAGTATTATTCGCTGCAAAGATATTTCTGAAGCGATGAAAATCGAAAACAGCAATCCTTATGGCAATGCCTGTTCGGTCTTCACTTCCAACGGGGCACTTGCTGAAAAAGTTATTCAGAACGCCTCGGCAGGCATGGTCGGAGTCAACGTCGGCGTTCCAGTACCACGAGAACCGTTTGGTTTTGGTGGCATTCGTGAATCCAAATTCGGTCAAGGCGACATCACAGGTCACCACTCTTTGGATTTCTGGTCGAACATGAAAAAAGTAACGATGAAGTGGGAAAAGCAACAAGACAGTAACTGGATGTCATAA
- a CDS encoding class I SAM-dependent methyltransferase, protein MSKDYNESVAFHYSQYRPPLHAMILSKAIEQNGHFDLGLDIGCGTGKSSKALKLFCKEVIGIDPSQTMIDNAEKLPSVTYICGNEESLAQFKNQQFAIVTFAGSLFYCKNEKLRSELKRISRDNGLIVIYDFEVRASEFLSAIGLNLSKIESSGYDHEVNISDWPEFKEEIVRKEQIILSPSAKELAHFILAHSTWTDELAMQFKDHDPFDKLVSYLKSQGSEFELPVNIFYSRYKVN, encoded by the coding sequence ATGAGCAAAGATTATAACGAATCAGTAGCATTTCATTATTCGCAATATCGCCCACCTTTACATGCGATGATTTTATCCAAAGCGATAGAGCAAAATGGACATTTTGATCTTGGCCTTGATATAGGGTGTGGAACCGGAAAATCATCAAAGGCCTTGAAGTTATTTTGCAAAGAAGTGATTGGAATAGATCCCAGTCAAACCATGATCGACAACGCGGAAAAACTTCCTTCGGTGACTTACATTTGTGGGAACGAAGAAAGTCTCGCGCAGTTTAAAAATCAACAATTTGCGATCGTCACTTTTGCAGGTTCGCTCTTTTACTGTAAAAATGAAAAGCTACGATCTGAACTTAAAAGAATCAGTCGCGATAACGGATTGATTGTTATTTATGATTTTGAAGTAAGGGCGAGCGAATTTTTATCCGCCATTGGATTGAACCTCAGTAAAATCGAGTCGTCAGGCTACGATCATGAAGTGAACATATCTGACTGGCCAGAGTTCAAAGAAGAAATCGTTCGTAAGGAGCAAATTATTCTGTCGCCTTCTGCAAAGGAGTTGGCTCATTTTATTTTGGCTCATTCCACTTGGACTGACGAGTTGGCGATGCAATTTAAAGATCACGATCCTTTTGATAAGCTTGTCAGCTACTTAAAGTCTCAGGGAAGCGAATTCGAATTGCCGGTGAATATCTTTTATTCTCGATACAAGGTGAACTAG